A single region of the Sorghum bicolor cultivar BTx623 chromosome 7, Sorghum_bicolor_NCBIv3, whole genome shotgun sequence genome encodes:
- the LOC8086091 gene encoding xyloglucan endotransglucosylase/hydrolase protein 19 yields the protein MALSSSSCKHRMVVMAFITLAMAYSTAVVALLYDDIEISWGQDCYFYMDGDTDTDTLALGLDHTSGSGFSSKDAYLYGRFDMDIKLVSNNSAGTVATFYLTPDDVPWEYHDEVDMEFLGNATGEPYTLHTNVYLNGVGSREQQFHLWFDPAEDFHTYSIEWNPKYIIFLVDGTPIRVYKNDRARGVPFPTWQRMRVQGSLWNADEWATQGGRVKTDWTQAPFYAYYRNFRVTPCVPSPGVAWCGDEPAQSTWFDRRLDSAALRKVQEENMVYDYCEDQKRFKDKGLPVECTKA from the exons ATGGCACTGTCATCGTCTTCTTGTAAGCATCGCATGGTTGTGATGGCGTTCATTACCTTAGCAATGGCATATAGTACAGCAGTAGTGGCACTGCTGTATGATGACATCGAAATCTCCTGGGGCCAGGACTGCTACTTCTACATGGACGGCGACACCGACACCGACACGCTCGCGCTCGGCCTCGACCACACCAGCGGCTCGGGATTCAGCTCCAAGGATGCTTATCTTTATGGCCGCTTCGACATGGACATCAAGCTCGTGTCCAACAACTCTGCTGGCACGGTCGCCACATTCTAC CTGACGCCCGACGACGTGCCGTGGGAGTACCACGACGAGGTGGACATGGAGTTCCTGGGCAATGCCACCGGCGAGCCCTACACGCTGCACACCAACGTCTACCTCAATGGCGTCGGCAGCCGCGAGCAGCAGTTCCACCTCTGGTTCGACCCCGCCGAAGACTTCCACACCTACTCCATCGAATGGAACCCCAAATACATCAT ATTCCTGGTCGACGGCACGCCAATCCGCGTCTACAAGAACGATCGGGCGCGCGGCGTGCCGTTCCCGACATGGCAGCGCATGCGTGTGCAGGGGAGCCTGTGGAACGCCGACGAGTGGGCGACGCAGGGCGGGCGCGTCAAGACGGACTGGACGCAGGCGCCCTTCTACGCCTACTACCGGAACTTCCGGGTGACGCCGTGCGTTCCATCGCCCGGCGTGGCGTGGTGCGGCGACGAGCCGGCACAGTCCACGTGGTTCGACCGGCGGCTAGattcggcggcgctgcgcaagGTGCAGGAGGAGAATATGGTCTACGACTACTGCGAGGATCAGAAGCGGTTCAAGGACAAGGGGCTCCCCGTGGAATGTACCAAGGCCTAG
- the LOC8086092 gene encoding xyloglucan endotransglucosylase/hydrolase 2, translating into MAAPFPSSCSRARMAVVVALLLVTTAAAPAAVALLKDDIEFMWGPDHSFFSDDGNTLALCLEKTHGSGFRSKGAYLYARYDIDVKLVANNSAGTVTTVYLTTDDVRPGYHDEVDMEFLGNVTGEPYTLHTNIFVDSVGNREQQFRLWFDPTKDFHTYSVQWTPKNIIFLIDGTPIRVYKHEPWRGGTFPTQRHMRLDGSLWNADDWATQGGRVKTDWMHAPFYAYYRNLRVTPCAASPSPGVASCSDEPPASAALQKVRAQHLLYDYCEDQNRFKDMGLPKECTAD; encoded by the exons ATGGCGGCACCTTTCCCGTCTTCTTGTTCTCGTGCAAGaatggcggtggtggtggcgctgCTTCTAGTGACAACGGCGGCAGCTCCGGCGGCCGTGGCGTTGCTGAAGGACGACATCGAGTTCATGTGGGGCCCGGACCATAGCTTCTTCTCCGATGACGGCAACACCCTCGCGCTGTGCCTCGAGAAGACCCACGGCTCCGGCTTCCGCTCCAAGGGCGCCTACCTCTACGCCCGCTACGACATCGACGTCAAGCTCGTCGCCAACAACTCCGCCGGCACCGTCACCACGGTCTAC CTGACGACGGATGACGTGCGTCCGGGGTACCATGACGAGGTGGACATGGAGTTCCTGGGCAACGTCACCGGCGAGCCGTACACGCTGCACACAAACATCTTCGTGGACAGCGTCGGCAACCGCGAGCAGCAGTTCCGGCTATGGTTCGACCCCACCAAGGACTTCCACACTTACTCCGTCCAATGGACACCCAAGAACATCAT ATTCCTCATCGACGGCACGCCCATCCGCGTGTACAAGCACGAGCCTTGGCGCGGCGGGACGTTCCCGACACAGCGGCACATGCGGCTGGACGGGAGCCTGTGGAACGCCGACGATTGGGCGACGCAGGGCGGCCGCGTCAAGACGGACTGGATGCACGCGCCGTTCTATGCCTACTACCGCAACTTGCGCGTGACGCCGTGCGCGGCGTCGCCGTCCCCTGGCGTCGCATCGTGCAGCGATGAGCCACCGGCGTCGGCGGCGCTGCAGAAGGTGCGAGCGCAGCATCTGCTCTATGACTACTGCGAGGATCAGAACCGGTTCAAGGACATGGGGCTTCCCAAGGAATGTACTGCAGACTAG